A portion of the Coturnix japonica isolate 7356 chromosome 4, Coturnix japonica 2.1, whole genome shotgun sequence genome contains these proteins:
- the LOC107312868 gene encoding ras-like protein family member 11A-like: protein MRLISQDTMSQYSTNFLLLPIPEYPVLDCVPNKIIKLVVLGGSSVGKTALVVRFLTKRFIGDYEANAGALYSRKFTIDGEQISLQVQDTPFVSLEDDTDSICCQEQINRSIYWADGFVFVYSITEYESYRVIRPLYQHIRKIHPNANIPLLLIANKGDLLRARQVSSKEGLQLASELGGTYYEVSARENCEGVHEAFQQLCQEVSRMIGSCNGEKRRGLHLVRPKSPNMQDLKRRLKQALTSKGKSATTL from the exons ATGCGTCTCATCTCTCAGGATACCATGTCACAGTATTCTACTAACTTTCTCTTGCTTCCCATACCAGAGTATCCGGTATTAGACTGCGTGCCCAACAAAATCATCAagctggtggtgctgggtgGCAGCAGCGTTGGCAAGACAG CTCTGGTTGTGCGCTTTCTCACTAAGAGATTTATTGGAGACTACGAAGCCAATGCTG GTGCACTGTATTCAAGAAAATTCACCATAGATGGGGAGCAGATCTCTCTACAGGTTCAGGACACTCCCTTTGTTTCACTGGAG GATGACACTGACAGCAtctgctgccaggagcagaTAAACCGCTCAATCTACTGGGCAGATGGCTTCGTTTTCGTTTACTCCATCACAGAATACGAGAGCTACCGCGTCATCCGGCCCTTGTACCAGCACATCCGCAAGATTCACCCCAATGCTAACATCCCCCTGCTTCTGATTGCAAACAAAGGAGACCTCCTGCGAGCCAGGCAGGTGTCCTCCAAAGAAGGACTCCAGCTGGCCAGTGAACTGGGAGGTACTTACTATGAAGTCTCAGCGCGAGAGAACTGCGAGGGCGTGCATGAAGCCTTCCAGCAGCTTTGCCAGGAGGTCAGCAGGATGATTGGCAGCTGCAATGGAGAGAAACGAAGAGGCCTCCACCTTGTCCGACCCAAGTCTCCAAATATGCAGGACTTAAAGAGACGTTTGAAACAGGCTCTGACTTCCAAAGGGAAATCTGCCACTACGCTTTGA